In bacterium, a single window of DNA contains:
- a CDS encoding LemA family protein — protein VVVFLGGGLCSSYNNMVRLNKDVDEKWANIETQLTRRSDLIPNLVATVKAYAKQEETVLTEVTRARAGLDNARTMEEISKANGDLNQALSRLMVVVEAYPELKSNENFLQLQAQLEGTENRINYARMEYNKSVKSYNTAIAVFPGSIIAGIFGFKPRESFEASERERQNPDVKDLFEG, from the coding sequence CGTTGTCGTGTTCCTGGGCGGAGGCCTGTGCAGTTCCTACAACAACATGGTCAGGCTTAACAAGGACGTTGACGAGAAATGGGCGAACATCGAAACCCAGCTCACGCGCCGCAGCGATCTTATACCCAATCTCGTAGCCACCGTAAAGGCTTATGCCAAGCAGGAAGAAACCGTTCTTACCGAAGTCACACGCGCCCGGGCAGGACTCGACAACGCAAGAACCATGGAAGAGATTTCAAAAGCAAACGGAGACCTTAACCAGGCTTTATCCCGACTCATGGTTGTTGTAGAGGCTTATCCGGAGCTGAAATCGAACGAGAACTTCCTGCAGCTCCAGGCCCAGCTTGAAGGCACTGAAAACAGGATCAACTACGCAAGGATGGAGTACAATAAGTCCGTAAAATCCTACAACACGGCTATAGCCGTATTTCCGGGCTCCATTATCGCAGGAATATTCGGGTTCAAACCGCGTGAATCGTTTGAGGCAAGCGAGCGGGAACGCCAGAATCCTGACGTCAAGGATTTGTTCGAAGGTTAA
- the lspA gene encoding signal peptidase II — MKRNEELSPEPLTEKKNVRDNDASEKGETEDTVKPRKWAPPRQWIIALAIAVFIVAIDQISKLIVVRNIPLNSWITLIDPILKLTYAQNEVGIFSISFGPKFMHILLPLIAMCFVLYLLSKPQKMFVTVLLGMILGGGMGNNLIDRLRLGYVVDWISMGFPKWRWATYNLADLSVVVAVIILLIVELFFNKPKAQEENKGTLNT, encoded by the coding sequence ATGAAAAGAAACGAAGAATTGAGTCCTGAGCCTTTGACTGAGAAAAAGAATGTGCGGGATAATGATGCCTCCGAAAAAGGAGAAACCGAGGATACCGTAAAACCGCGCAAATGGGCACCCCCAAGACAATGGATAATCGCGCTGGCGATTGCAGTATTTATTGTGGCTATTGACCAGATTTCAAAGTTGATTGTCGTCAGAAACATTCCCTTAAATTCATGGATTACCTTGATAGATCCGATTCTCAAGCTCACATATGCGCAAAATGAAGTCGGCATATTCAGCATCTCCTTCGGCCCAAAATTCATGCACATCCTTCTCCCGCTTATTGCAATGTGTTTCGTCCTATACTTGCTTTCAAAACCCCAGAAAATGTTCGTGACCGTTCTCTTAGGTATGATTCTCGGCGGCGGAATGGGAAACAATCTTATTGATAGATTGAGGCTGGGTTACGTTGTCGACTGGATAAGCATGGGCTTTCCTAAATGGCGCTGGGCAACTTACAATCTGGCCGATCTCTCCGTTGTAGTGGCCGTTATAATCCTTTTGATTGTTGAGTTGTTCTTCAACAAACCCAAGGCTCAGGAAGAAAATAAAGGAACTCTGAACACTTAG